TTAATCTGATGAATGAGCCCATTACCCAAAGTAACTGTGTTAAATTTTTAGGTCTTCTGGTTTCAGACGACCTTAAATGGACACCACACATTGAAGCCATCATGAATCGAGTTAGCACTGGTATTTCTATGCTTAGAAGGCTGGCCCCATTTCTATCTCTTTCTACCCTCAAACTTATCTACCATGCTAATGTTCATGCTCATATATCTTATGGTATTATGTTCTGGGGAATTTCacaccatgcaaaaaaattattttctctacagaagcaagcattgaaagctatggttcaagtgcctaagaggactcctggtaaaccgatctttttggacctaaaaatattaacacttccctccatttttatcttgaattgtgccacttttgttaaaatgcatcctgagcattttccaaggaatcatgaatggcatgactaccacactcgctcaaaatgtgacgttcacctcaaaagtcaccatctatctctagctctcaagggacctcatcacactccagccatcatttttaataaacttccatctgaattgaaaaactgtcccccttccctattcaaagttaaattatgtaaatttttagcaggtaaagcctattatgatattagcgattatttaaatgattctatgtaatttgtattattgtatttatgtaatttgtatcatagtgatttttgtgacgaaaccatgcaatgtaCATTGCCAGTccggtgaataaaaaattattattattatatcattggAGAGAAAGTGCTCAAAACCTTGATAAATGACTTAATTGAGAAACCTGGATGGAGGATGGGATTGAGAAATTTCCTTACCAGCCAAAGATTTAATTCCAACCCAGGAGCACCTCAAGGAATCCTGATTCGAATCTCAGTCAAAGCAAAGTATTTCCCCATCTGATACTTTCATGACGAGGAATTCCAACCTGAATCTCTGATCTGAAGCTTATTGTGTCATCCAAGAATGTTACTTGGAGGCAGACAACCATTTATGCACAAAAAGTGACCATTTCCCCTTGCTATGAAAGAATTACAACTAGGTGAAGTAGAGTGCTAAGTGGAGTGACTGAAATGTCAAGAATATGATGGACAATGCATTACAAAAGATGAGATGGCTCATGTATGACAAAATATAAAAGGGCCATTCcaccgttacgtacgggacatttgtactaatttttacagctttaaaatattatttctgctcctaatattttttgtgtttcattgaaacagctataaattgttAGGTGTAGACCTAAGCTATTTTTCAAGCAACAGTTTTGGCTTTAGCACTTTGTTGTAactgttgcaagaaaaaataagtgcctgttacgtacgggacaagctgagtcaaccacttgtttggctcatgttatgaaaaatgatatttcagctcaattagaattttcataatgctgtggtattttttttcatatagcttAAAAAGTATGCTTCAAGCACATATACTtaacattattaacaaatttttttcaactaagttgcaattttttcaccttttgttacgtacgggacaagggtgttacgtacgggacattgtACACTTCAGGCTAAGTTATTGAAAGCAGGCAGagttaacatggtcaaaaacacatttatcagaaaaggttgttaagccaattacaatataagaagatcgtatgtttataagcattattttcttgatcaattaacttgtatttgcttagcttaattataatacaattaaggtataaaaaaattatacagctactttaatcttgttaccatggtattattaaaaaaaaaacaaggagaaagataccagagttcataatttaagatctttacggttaaattttccatcgtctttttttgttcaacacTATAGGAGGAGAAATAGCTTTAATCACCTCTGTCTctctattgtatacaatacaatcgggcagcgttggccatttataatgttctggggactggtgggtaccatcaggggtacagctaggaattaaggctagaggaggttttaggggcgactaatagtggggatctggggggtatggaatacctgccagggcaagcaggaggtacggggaccctcccccagaaattttttaagataaatggttcaaaatggggagttttacagctttctgagggatattttattaatccttaaacttttctataagtaatattaatccaattaactaatttAGATTTGGGGGGTGATTATGCCccaaaaacctccccccccccccctcgctgcaccattaggtaccatgactgtaacttacagttgcttctgtgagacaatttctgtgattttgcctcaaaataaattgccattatattgcactagaacccactgacctctgaattctgtcttcacttcaacaaacaggtctaaattcaagttgatatctttaaaatgtttctctcctgaaaaactttcatttgtattgcatatcacgtgaaagctaaggatatctggtgctgcttgaacattgtctcaatgctttactttgatgatggtatcatttatataatcttctccagcataatatgccttgaacaaacaaatattgaacaacaatacaataaaacttgtctttgaacaaactactgaagattctgatgcaaaatccttggcagattgaatagagcatcattttcatcctcactactcttaacattcagtcagttctctaaaattgcattcaggagaactgatgtgagcttgattttttagcttaagtttgtctgctattcactgtcattttttccctttcatactttttctttgtcggtaatattttctctccgcttttttcttaattaatttatcctcttacttctttttaagaacccatcatgatcacttgcatttagtttacttcgcattttctttactctagcaacagcagttgcctaaggtttttccaccaccatttaaattctgaaaaagcattaaatttcttatcttcaaagtttcaggcattactcagtggtgcttatgtaaacttacttaaataaaaatacttcatgtagtccacattgtttattttctgaccttgattccctcctagtaatcagtcacaaaaataacatatgctataatcactcacgcactgaaacatgtattacgtgttggctaaaggcgactgtaaattctagtatcaccaaacatctaatcgagaacaactatcccagtgatttcacatctgagatctaccacacactgagacaaaagaaattaagtccccactttttgtcatgaagaactggagattattgaggtgacaaaatcaaatgaaacgcaggaattaaacagtcatgatttaccatttcattcaccttactttttctaaccttttctacccgccctctatgcacctaaaattttacttgttcttctgtttactacaatgcatactttcaaccacagcacctactcctctgccactttgtcatttcatgacataaacttaatacctggcccttctattaaccgatgccaaactccccaaccctgaatgcccagagcacaattttaaatttaaattactgtaggcctagacttttctggcctaaatgtaaataacgcttcattttatgttttagaattaaatattatcaaaatttagtaatgatatgacatagtgaattcatttttatgtatattgcatattatgttgtgaagtgtcccgtacgtaacgttacgtacgggacagaaagaaattgaacattagggtatgtttaaattttattattttttcacaacatcataatcatttagtttgacacaaaaccagtttagaaaattgtattttgagtagctgtttgtcaagaaactttgtgaaaaaataaatttatatattttatgttacgtacgggacaaagaaacaatctacttttaaacactgtattttaccattatactatcgcaaaattaatataattttgtgatagaaactcttatactgtactatattttgatattataattaccaagacacataaaaatagcatttagtcAAGCATTGAAATGGCAACACAACCtattaaaatggcaatttttgaacagctgatgaagacacgactttgaacctaggttacctacatatttaaatatatttgactaaaattcctagtaaatactcataatataaccttatgagaagacaatcatgacacaataagttaaatataaaaaaataattttatttccaaaagttacctattttcatggaatggcccaAAATTGGAAAATCAGTAAGCATAAAGAAATTTCCTTACCCCTATCATTGATGGCAagtaataattcattaaattcatgaCTCTCTTCCTGATTCCCTAGACtacttgaatatttattttcccaaattcaaaatgaataaaaaagattcCCAATTCTCAAACATTGACAAATGACTCACCGACGAGAGCACACCCCACTGCTGCAAGACCTCCTATTTTGACACCAGCTAACAGACCAATAGGCCCACCTATGCATCCTCCAAGTACAGCACCTGCTAAAGGATACACAGCAGATTTCATTTTGGCGGCATTAGCGACATTAGCCTGTCCAGCAGTGACATTCACTGATGTAGTTTCCATGTTTTCTTCAATTCTGGAGATACTCTCTTGCTGTTCCTATGATGGAGAGCCAAATACACAGGACTTAAATTTGACCAGGCTTACTCTGCTCTAACCAATGAGCAACGACTAAAGACTAACTGACCATTTGAATTaagcaaaaactttaaaaatgcaaatcTAACCTTAACAACATTGGTAAAATCCGTGAACAATTGACGAAGCTCGTCAGCATCTGAACACAGCTGCTGCCAAGAGTGAAGGCACGCTTCTTTTCTTGCTAATTCTTCCTCTTCATTTCTAACCACATCAAGCTTCGTTTCGGACAACTGCAATTGTTCTGCCTTCACATCCTCAACAGATTTCGAGCTCTCACCTTCATCCAGACTGGACCGTAACCATGCATTAGCTTGAGCAGGTGTTATGACTGTAAGGAAAGATCTACATGTTAGCGACTACAGAACTACATTTATGTCAACCAATTAATTACAGATTcatagattttaaaaaaacaaaaatcaaagaGTTTCACCTAGATAGGTCTTGATGGCATTTAATGCAATTTGACGAGATTTTTCGGTGTGCTTATCAAATTGTTCTAAATCGGAATCTTGTACTTGCATGCGAAGGGAATCAATCTCCACAAGAAGATCTTTCAACTGCTTCACCACTCTGGTTGCGTTCACCTGTTCTCGATGTGCCTTTTCCCATTCCCCTTTAAGTTGAAACTGCAAAAGGGGTAAATACCGTAGTCAAAGGTTGCTCGCGAATATTCAAAGGTCATACATAATGAATTTGAACTTTTACCTTCTCTATACTCTCTCGATGGCGATGTAGTAATTCCACGTGGTGAGGAATAGCAATTTCGTTGAATTTATAAAGAGGTATTTCCACCCATTTCAACGGCTTCTTCATTCCCAAAGGCACCCCATATACATTTGCCTTCGCCATTGGCAATACTTTCAGAGATACAGTCACTAAGAACAATCATTAAAAAGCGCAAATGATTATAACATTTCACTATTTACAATGATATGTACTTTGCGGAACTTATGCGGTTCCCTTTTGCCTAAATTCCCATTTATTCCAATTAAAATAGTTACCACAGCAACATTACTTAACAACACACAACAACTGATGAGCAATTCTCGCAATAATCGCAAGTTCTC
This genomic interval from Ischnura elegans chromosome 5, ioIscEleg1.1, whole genome shotgun sequence contains the following:
- the LOC124159259 gene encoding syntaxin-17 — encoded protein: MAKANVYGVPLGMKKPLKWVEIPLYKFNEIAIPHHVELLHRHRESIEKFQLKGEWEKAHREQVNATRVVKQLKDLLVEIDSLRMQVQDSDLEQFDKHTEKSRQIALNAIKTYLVITPAQANAWLRSSLDEGESSKSVEDVKAEQLQLSETKLDVVRNEEEELARKEACLHSWQQLCSDADELRQLFTDFTNVVKEQQESISRIEENMETTSVNVTAGQANVANAAKMKSAVYPLAGAVLGGCIGGPIGLLAGVKIGGLAAVGCALVGFTGGTILKKKEENTLHLAKLESLYSPVRHRTLSNRRSPDPEPRKNV